In Felis catus isolate Fca126 chromosome C2, F.catus_Fca126_mat1.0, whole genome shotgun sequence, a single window of DNA contains:
- the LOC101085233 gene encoding phospholipid scramblase 1 isoform X1: MEKQNGQMNAPHPGTNLPPDYPPQYPSATLQGPPGHTGYPGPQVGYPGPQVGYPGPQVGYPGPQAGYPGPQAGYSIPPAGYSGAGPVGFPVQHQPVYNQPGGPAGVPWMPAPPPPSGCPPGLEYLSQIDQILIHQQIELLEVITGFETNNKYEIKNSFGQKIYFAVEDTDCCTRNCCGASRPFTMRIIDNMGQEVITLERPLRCDSCCCPCCLQEIEVHAPPGVPVGYVTQTWHPCLPRFTIQNERREDVLKIIGPCVVCSCCADVDFEIKSLDEETIVGKISKQWTGFVREAFTDADNFGIQFPLDLDVKMKAVMLGACFLIDFMFFERSGNTE, translated from the exons ATGGAAAAGCAAA ACGGACAAATGAATGCTCCTCACCCAGGAACGAATTTACCACCTGACTATCCCCCTCAATATCCTTCAGCAACACTCCAAG gacCTCCAGGACATACTGGCTACCCTGGCCCCCAGGTTGGCTACCCTGGCCCCCAGGTTGGCTATCCTGGCCCCCAGGTTGGCTATCCTGGCCCCCAGGCTGGCTATCCTGGCCCCCAGGCTGGCTACTCAATTCCACCAGCTGGTTATTCAGGTGCTGGCCCAGTAGGGTTTCCTGTCCAACACCAGCCTGTGTATAATCAGCCAGGTGGACCTGCAGGGGTACCATGGATGCCAGCACCACCACCTCCATCAGGCTGTCCACCCGGATTGGAATATTTAAGTCAg ATAGATCAGATACTGATTCATCAGCAAATTGAGCTTCTGGAAG tcATAACAGGTTTTGAAACTAATAACAAATATGAAATTAAGAACAGCTTTGGACAGAAGATTTACTTTGCAGTAGAGGATACAGACTGCTGTACCCGGAATTGCTGTGGGGCTTCTCGGCCTTTTACCATGAGGATTATTGATAATATGGGCCAAGAAGTTATAACTCTGGAGAGACCACTAAGGTGTGACAGCTGTTGTTGCCCTTGCTGCCTTCAGGAG ATTGAAGTCCATGCTCCTCCTGGTGTACCTGTAGGTTATGTTACTCAGACCTGGCATCCATGCCTGCCAAGGTTTACAATTcaaaatgagaggagagaggatgtACTAAAAATTATTGGTCCATGTGTTGTGTGCAGCTGTTGTGCAGATGTTGATTTTGAG atTAAATCTCTTGATGAAGAAACTATAGTTGGCAAGATTTCCAAGCAGTGGACTGGTTTTGTGAGAGAGGCATTTACAGATGCTGATAACTTTGGTATCCAGTTCCCTTTAGACCTTGATGTGAAAATGAAAGCTGTAATGCTTGGTGCATGTTTCCTCATT GATTTCATGTTTTTTGAAAGGAGTGgaaacacagaataa
- the LOC101085233 gene encoding phospholipid scramblase 1 isoform X2: MPAPPPPSGCPPGLEYLSQIDQILIHQQIELLEVITGFETNNKYEIKNSFGQKIYFAVEDTDCCTRNCCGASRPFTMRIIDNMGQEVITLERPLRCDSCCCPCCLQEIEVHAPPGVPVGYVTQTWHPCLPRFTIQNERREDVLKIIGPCVVCSCCADVDFEIKSLDEETIVGKISKQWTGFVREAFTDADNFGIQFPLDLDVKMKAVMLGACFLIDFMFFERSGNTE, encoded by the exons ATGCCAGCACCACCACCTCCATCAGGCTGTCCACCCGGATTGGAATATTTAAGTCAg ATAGATCAGATACTGATTCATCAGCAAATTGAGCTTCTGGAAG tcATAACAGGTTTTGAAACTAATAACAAATATGAAATTAAGAACAGCTTTGGACAGAAGATTTACTTTGCAGTAGAGGATACAGACTGCTGTACCCGGAATTGCTGTGGGGCTTCTCGGCCTTTTACCATGAGGATTATTGATAATATGGGCCAAGAAGTTATAACTCTGGAGAGACCACTAAGGTGTGACAGCTGTTGTTGCCCTTGCTGCCTTCAGGAG ATTGAAGTCCATGCTCCTCCTGGTGTACCTGTAGGTTATGTTACTCAGACCTGGCATCCATGCCTGCCAAGGTTTACAATTcaaaatgagaggagagaggatgtACTAAAAATTATTGGTCCATGTGTTGTGTGCAGCTGTTGTGCAGATGTTGATTTTGAG atTAAATCTCTTGATGAAGAAACTATAGTTGGCAAGATTTCCAAGCAGTGGACTGGTTTTGTGAGAGAGGCATTTACAGATGCTGATAACTTTGGTATCCAGTTCCCTTTAGACCTTGATGTGAAAATGAAAGCTGTAATGCTTGGTGCATGTTTCCTCATT GATTTCATGTTTTTTGAAAGGAGTGgaaacacagaataa